In Cervus elaphus chromosome 7, mCerEla1.1, whole genome shotgun sequence, the following proteins share a genomic window:
- the KIAA0319 gene encoding dyslexia-associated protein KIAA0319 homolog isoform X3, giving the protein MAPPTGALTSLLLLVTFTGCAWTQCSEGRTYSNAIISPNLETSKIMPVPQTTPLGDCTSACCDLSSCDLAWWFEGRCYLVSCPHKESCEPKKMGSIRSYLTFVLRPAQRPAPLLDYGEVMLNRGALSGIWGDSPEDIRKDLPFLGTDRGLDMSEYSDDYRELEQNLFQPLSKQEPRESAEFTDWGLLPRGEGGFNSSAGDSPTAPADKQPEDPGLHKLNESAWTPAPKPSPERLLLPLVTAPPPGEVEREASQLHRQAGNSSGKEVLMPSHDPPPASLEVSPATVEKSPVLTVTPWSREHSIPTLSTSTIPSEQPRSAPTAPRPVKQLMVSAGENRVITSPEDEVELKASVVPAPPAETTYSYEWSLISHPEDYQGEIKQRHTQALNVSQLSVGCYAFKVAVSGENAFGEGFVNVTVKPAGRVNLPPTAIASPERQEISLPLTSALIDGSQSTDDTKIVSYHWEEVNGPFREEKTSADSPVLHLSNLVPGNYTFRLTVTDSDGATNSTTATLIINSATDYPPVANAGPNQTITLPQNSITLNGNQSSDDHQIVLYEWSLVPGRESKEVAMQGVETPYLHLSAMEEGDYTFQLMVTDSSRQQSTAVVTVTVQPENNRPPVAVAGPDKELILPVESTTLDGSRSSDDHGIVFYHWERVRGPSAVEMENFDKAIATVSGLQVGTYHFRLTVKDQQGLSSTTTLTVAVKKENNSPPRAQAGGRHVLVLPNNSITLDGSRSTDDQGIVSYLWIRDGQSPAAGDVIDGSDHSSALQLTNLVEGIYTFRLRVADGQGASDTDTATVEVRPDPKKGGLVELILQVGVGQLSEQHKDTLVRQLAALLNVLDSDIRVQKIQAHSDLRCEPLSPA; this is encoded by the exons ATGGCGCCCCCCACAGGCGCACTCACTTCATTGCTGCTGCTGGTGACCTTTACAG GTTGTGCCTGGACGCAGTGCAGCGAGGGGAGGACGTATTCCAATGCCATCATCTCTCCTAACTTGGAAACTAGCAAAATCATGCCGGTGCCTCAGACCACCCCCCTGGGGGACTGCACATCCGCCTGCTGCGACCTGTCCAGCTGCGACCTGGCTTGGTGGTTTGAGGGCCGCTGCTACCTGGTGAGCTGCCCGCACAAAGAGAGCTGCGAGCCCAAGAAGATGGGCTCCATCAGGTCTTACCTGACCTTTGTGCTCAGGCCCGCCCAGAGGCCCGCACCGCTGCTGGACTACGGGGAGGTGATGCTGAACAGGGGCGCCCTGTCGGGAATCTGGGGGGACTCACCTGAGGATATCAGAAAGGACCTGCCCTTCCTGGGCACGGATCGGGGCCTGGACATGTCTGAGTACTCGGATGACTACAGGGAGCTGGAGCAGAACCTCTTCCAGCCGCTCAGCAAGCAGGAGCCCCGGGAGAGCGCCGAGTTCACGGACTGGGGCTTGCTGCCCAGAGGTGAGGGAGGCTTCAACTCCTCTGCTGGAGACAGCCCCACAGCACCAGCGGACAAGCAGCCGGAGGACCCAGGGCTCCACAAGCTGAATGAGTCGGCCTGGACCCCGGCCCCGAAACCCTCTCCGGAGAGGTTGTTGCTTCCCTTGGTCACTGCCCCACCTCCAGGAGAAGTGGAGAGAGAGGCTTCTCAGCTCCACCGGCAAGCCGGCAACAGCTCTGGGAAAGAG GTCTTAATGCCATCCCATGATCCCCCTCCAGCCAGCCTGGAGGTCAGCCCGGCCACTGTGGAGAAGAGCCCGGTTCTCACAGTCACCCCGTGGAGCAGAGAGCATAGCATTCCAACCCTTTCCACCAGCACCATCCCATCCGAGCAACCCAGATCTGCTCCTACTGCTCCCAGGCCAG TGAAACAACTCATGGTGTCTGCTGGCGAGAACCGAGTCATAACTTCCCCGGAAGATGAAGTTGAGCTGAAGGCTTCGGTTGTGCCAGCGCCACCTGCAG AAACAACTTACAGCTATGAATGGAGTTTAATAAGCCACCCTGAAGACTACcaaggagaaataaaacaaagacacACGCAGGCTCTTAATGTCTCTCAA TTGTCAGTAGGATGTTATGCCTTCAAAGTAGCAGTTTCTGGTGAAAATGCGTTTGGAGAGGGATTTGTAAATGTCACCGTGAAGCCAG CCGGAAGAGTCAACCTGCCTCCCACGGCAATCGCTTCTCCCGAGAGACAGGAGATTTCCCTGCCATTGACGTCGGCTCTCATCGATGGCAGCC AAAGTACAGATGACACTAAGATAGTGAGTTATCACTGGGAAGAAGTTAATGGGCCCTTCCGAGAAGAGAAGACCTCAGCTGATTCCCCCGTCTTACATCTGTCTAACCTTGTTCCTGGAAACTATACTTTCAG ATTGACTGTTACAGACTCAGATGGAGCCACTAACTCTACAACGGCAACCCTAATAATCAACAGCGCTACGGACTACCCTCCAGTCGCCAATGCAGGACCAAATCAGACCATAACTTTGCCCCAAAACTCCATCACTTTGAATGGAAACCAGAGCAGTGATGATCACCAGATCGTCCTCTATGAGTGGTCCCTGGTGCCTGGGAGGGAGAGCAAAGAAGTGGCTATGCAG GGAGTAGAGACCCCATACCTTCATTTGTCTGCTATGGAGGAAGGAGATTATACGTTTCAGCTGATGGTAACAGATTCTTCGAGGCAACAGTCCACGGCTGTGGTCACCGTGACTGTCCAGCCTG AAAACAACAGGCCTCCGGTGGCTGTGGCCGGCCCAGATAAGGAGCTGATCCTCCCCGTGGAAAGCACCACCCTGGACGGGAGCAGGAGCAGCGATGACCATGGCATTGTCTTCTACCACTGGGAGCGTGTCAG AGGCCCCAGCGCAGTGGAGATGGAAAACTTCGACAAAGCTATAGCCACAGTAAGCGGTCTTCAGGTGGGTACCTACCACTTCCGTTTAACAGTGAAAGACCAGCAGGGATTGAGCAGCACGACCACCCTCACCGTGGCCGTGAAGAAGG AAAATAATAgtcctcccagagcccaggctGGTGGCAGACATGTTCTTGTGCTTCCCAATAACTCCATTACTTTGGATGGTTCAAGGTCTACTGATGACCAAGGAATTGTGTCCTATCTGTGGATCCGGGACGGCCAGAGTCCAGCAGCTGGA GATGTCATCGACGGCTCTGACCACAGCTCGGCCCTGCAGCTCACCAACCTGGTGGAGGGCATCTACACTTTCCGCCTGCGAGTTGCTGATGGTCAGGGGGCCTCAGACACGGACACCGCCACAGTGGAAGTGCGGCCAG ACCCAAAGAAGGGCGGCCTGGTGGAGCTGATCCTGCAGGTCGGCGTTGGGCAGCTGTCGGAGCAGCACAAGGACACCCTCGTGAGGCAGCTGGCGGCGCTGCTGAACGTGCTGGACTCGGACATCAGGGTTCAGAAGATTCAGGCCCACTCGGACCTCAGGTGTGAGCCGCTCAGTCCGGCCTGA
- the KIAA0319 gene encoding dyslexia-associated protein KIAA0319 homolog isoform X2, whose product MAPPTGALTSLLLLVTFTGCAWTQCSEGRTYSNAIISPNLETSKIMPVPQTTPLGDCTSACCDLSSCDLAWWFEGRCYLVSCPHKESCEPKKMGSIRSYLTFVLRPAQRPAPLLDYGEVMLNRGALSGIWGDSPEDIRKDLPFLGTDRGLDMSEYSDDYRELEQNLFQPLSKQEPRESAEFTDWGLLPRGEGGFNSSAGDSPTAPADKQPEDPGLHKLNESAWTPAPKPSPERLLLPLVTAPPPGEVEREASQLHRQAGNSSGKEVLMPSHDPPPASLEVSPATVEKSPVLTVTPWSREHSIPTLSTSTIPSEQPRSAPTAPRPVKQLMVSAGENRVITSPEDEVELKASVVPAPPAETTYSYEWSLISHPEDYQGEIKQRHTQALNVSQLSVGCYAFKVAVSGENAFGEGFVNVTVKPAGRVNLPPTAIASPERQEISLPLTSALIDGSQSTDDTKIVSYHWEEVNGPFREEKTSADSPVLHLSNLVPGNYTFRLTVTDSDGATNSTTATLIINSATDYPPVANAGPNQTITLPQNSITLNGNQSSDDHQIVLYEWSLVPGRESKEVAMQGVETPYLHLSAMEEGDYTFQLMVTDSSRQQSTAVVTVTVQPENNRPPVAVAGPDKELILPVESTTLDGSRSSDDHGIVFYHWERVRGPSAVEMENFDKAIATVSGLQVGTYHFRLTVKDQQGLSSTTTLTVAVKKENNSPPRAQAGGRHVLVLPNNSITLDGSRSTDDQGIVSYLWIRDGQSPAAGDVIDGSDHSSALQLTNLVEGIYTFRLRVADGQGASDTDTATVEVRPGTRWASGPAFVGLACEPGLGGDLPLGLFAGGSGTPCGRPGPPCGFLYTWPSVPNRSSLGTLRENWA is encoded by the exons ATGGCGCCCCCCACAGGCGCACTCACTTCATTGCTGCTGCTGGTGACCTTTACAG GTTGTGCCTGGACGCAGTGCAGCGAGGGGAGGACGTATTCCAATGCCATCATCTCTCCTAACTTGGAAACTAGCAAAATCATGCCGGTGCCTCAGACCACCCCCCTGGGGGACTGCACATCCGCCTGCTGCGACCTGTCCAGCTGCGACCTGGCTTGGTGGTTTGAGGGCCGCTGCTACCTGGTGAGCTGCCCGCACAAAGAGAGCTGCGAGCCCAAGAAGATGGGCTCCATCAGGTCTTACCTGACCTTTGTGCTCAGGCCCGCCCAGAGGCCCGCACCGCTGCTGGACTACGGGGAGGTGATGCTGAACAGGGGCGCCCTGTCGGGAATCTGGGGGGACTCACCTGAGGATATCAGAAAGGACCTGCCCTTCCTGGGCACGGATCGGGGCCTGGACATGTCTGAGTACTCGGATGACTACAGGGAGCTGGAGCAGAACCTCTTCCAGCCGCTCAGCAAGCAGGAGCCCCGGGAGAGCGCCGAGTTCACGGACTGGGGCTTGCTGCCCAGAGGTGAGGGAGGCTTCAACTCCTCTGCTGGAGACAGCCCCACAGCACCAGCGGACAAGCAGCCGGAGGACCCAGGGCTCCACAAGCTGAATGAGTCGGCCTGGACCCCGGCCCCGAAACCCTCTCCGGAGAGGTTGTTGCTTCCCTTGGTCACTGCCCCACCTCCAGGAGAAGTGGAGAGAGAGGCTTCTCAGCTCCACCGGCAAGCCGGCAACAGCTCTGGGAAAGAG GTCTTAATGCCATCCCATGATCCCCCTCCAGCCAGCCTGGAGGTCAGCCCGGCCACTGTGGAGAAGAGCCCGGTTCTCACAGTCACCCCGTGGAGCAGAGAGCATAGCATTCCAACCCTTTCCACCAGCACCATCCCATCCGAGCAACCCAGATCTGCTCCTACTGCTCCCAGGCCAG TGAAACAACTCATGGTGTCTGCTGGCGAGAACCGAGTCATAACTTCCCCGGAAGATGAAGTTGAGCTGAAGGCTTCGGTTGTGCCAGCGCCACCTGCAG AAACAACTTACAGCTATGAATGGAGTTTAATAAGCCACCCTGAAGACTACcaaggagaaataaaacaaagacacACGCAGGCTCTTAATGTCTCTCAA TTGTCAGTAGGATGTTATGCCTTCAAAGTAGCAGTTTCTGGTGAAAATGCGTTTGGAGAGGGATTTGTAAATGTCACCGTGAAGCCAG CCGGAAGAGTCAACCTGCCTCCCACGGCAATCGCTTCTCCCGAGAGACAGGAGATTTCCCTGCCATTGACGTCGGCTCTCATCGATGGCAGCC AAAGTACAGATGACACTAAGATAGTGAGTTATCACTGGGAAGAAGTTAATGGGCCCTTCCGAGAAGAGAAGACCTCAGCTGATTCCCCCGTCTTACATCTGTCTAACCTTGTTCCTGGAAACTATACTTTCAG ATTGACTGTTACAGACTCAGATGGAGCCACTAACTCTACAACGGCAACCCTAATAATCAACAGCGCTACGGACTACCCTCCAGTCGCCAATGCAGGACCAAATCAGACCATAACTTTGCCCCAAAACTCCATCACTTTGAATGGAAACCAGAGCAGTGATGATCACCAGATCGTCCTCTATGAGTGGTCCCTGGTGCCTGGGAGGGAGAGCAAAGAAGTGGCTATGCAG GGAGTAGAGACCCCATACCTTCATTTGTCTGCTATGGAGGAAGGAGATTATACGTTTCAGCTGATGGTAACAGATTCTTCGAGGCAACAGTCCACGGCTGTGGTCACCGTGACTGTCCAGCCTG AAAACAACAGGCCTCCGGTGGCTGTGGCCGGCCCAGATAAGGAGCTGATCCTCCCCGTGGAAAGCACCACCCTGGACGGGAGCAGGAGCAGCGATGACCATGGCATTGTCTTCTACCACTGGGAGCGTGTCAG AGGCCCCAGCGCAGTGGAGATGGAAAACTTCGACAAAGCTATAGCCACAGTAAGCGGTCTTCAGGTGGGTACCTACCACTTCCGTTTAACAGTGAAAGACCAGCAGGGATTGAGCAGCACGACCACCCTCACCGTGGCCGTGAAGAAGG AAAATAATAgtcctcccagagcccaggctGGTGGCAGACATGTTCTTGTGCTTCCCAATAACTCCATTACTTTGGATGGTTCAAGGTCTACTGATGACCAAGGAATTGTGTCCTATCTGTGGATCCGGGACGGCCAGAGTCCAGCAGCTGGA GATGTCATCGACGGCTCTGACCACAGCTCGGCCCTGCAGCTCACCAACCTGGTGGAGGGCATCTACACTTTCCGCCTGCGAGTTGCTGATGGTCAGGGGGCCTCAGACACGGACACCGCCACAGTGGAAGTGCGGCCAGGTACGCGCTGGGCTTCTGGGCCTGCGTTTGTGGGGCTGGCCTGTGAGCCGGGACTGGGGGGAGATCTGCCTTTGGGGCTCTTTGCAGGCGGCAGTGGAACCCCGTGTGGGAGGCCAGGCCCACCCTGTGGTTTTCTCTACACGTGGCCATCTGTCCCCAACAGATCCAGCCTCGGAACTCTTAGGGAGAACTGGGCCTGA